The genomic stretch GGACCAGTAGGGGTTTATTGTATGGAGCTCACCATTGTTGAGGGAAGATGGAAGGGCTACATAACAGCATTGGGAATGGTTACAATTGACATGGTTTATTCAACAGTTGCTTTACTATTTCTTTCAAGTGTTAAAGACTATGTTATAAAATATGAGAACTATTTATCTCTTATTATAGGAATATTTTTGATAATAGTTTCTTCAAAAAAAATATTTCATAAAATTGAATTAAAAGAATTAAATGTGGATTTTAAAAGTATGTTACAAAATTACTTAACAGGAGTTGGTTTTGCTATAGTAAATATTTCTAGTATTTTAGTTATAGCAACAGTATTTGCATTTTTAAGAATATTAGACGAAGCAAATACTCCAACTTTGATAGAAACAGTAATAGGAGTTGGACTTGGAGGTTCAGGACTATGGTTTTTTACAACATACTTAATTTCACATTTTAGAAGGCTTTTTGGAAAGGAAAAACTTATAAAAATAATAAAATTTGCAAATGGAATTATTTTTATATTAGCATTATTTGTAGTTATTTATAGTATGAGACAAATAATATTAAATTAAGAAAGGAACAGTATGATAGTAACAAAAAATGTTGCATCTGAATTTAAGAGGTATCTTGAATTTGACAGCAACAATAGTAATATTAGAGTTGGTGTGGCTATGAGTGGAGGAGTTGACAGTTCAACTGTGGCTTATCTTTTAAAACAACAAGGTTATGATATATTTGGAGTAACTATGAAAACTTTTAAAGATGAGGATTCTGATGCTAAAAAAGTTTGTGATGACTTGGGAATAGAGCACTATGTTTTAGATGTAAGAGATGAATTTAAAGAAAAGGTTATGGACTATTTTGTTAATGAATATATGAATGGAAGAACTCCAAATCCTTGCATGGTATGTAATAGGCATATAAAATTTGGTAAGATGTTAGATTTTATTTTATCAAAAGGTGCTAGTTTTATGGCAACTGGGCATTATACAAAATTAAAGAATGGTTTACTAAGTGTTGGAGATGATTCAAATAAGGATCAAGTTTACTTTTTATCTCAAATAGAAAAAGATAGACTTAGTAAAATTATTTTTCCAGTTGGTGATTTAGAAAAACCTAAATTAAGAGAGCTTGCTGAGCAGATGGGAGTTAGAGTTTATTCTAAAAAAGATTCACAAGAAATATGTTTTGTAGATGATGGAAAACTGAAAGAGTTTTTAATAGAAAAAACAGAAGGTAAAGCAGAAAAACCTGGAAATATTGTAGATAAAAATGGAAATATTTTAGGAAAACATAAAGGTTTTTCATTTTACACAATAGGTCAAAGAAAAGGTCTTGGAATTTCTAGTGAAGATCCCTTATATGTTTTAGCTTTTGATAGAGAAACAAATAATATTATTGTTGGAGAAAATGAAGATTTATTTAAAGATGAATTAACTGCAACAAGATTAAATCTTTTCTCAGTATCTTCTTTAGATAGTTTAGATAACTTAGAATGTTTTGCAAAAACTCGCTCAAGAGATATTTTACATAAATGTTTATTGAAAAAGGATGGAGAAAATTTTCATGTAAAGTTTATTGATAATAAAGTTAGAGCTATTACACCAGGACAAGGAATAGTATTTTATAATAATGAAGGAAATGTAATAGCGGGAGGCTTTATTGAAAAGTAGTTGGCAACAAAATTATAATATATTTTTAAATTAAGTTTTTAGGAGGTTTAATGAAATTATTTGATGAATTTAAAGCATTTGTAATGCGTGGAAATGTCGTTGATTTAGCAGTTGGGGTTATTATTGGTGGAGCTTTTGGAAAGATAGTAACAAGTTTAGTTAACGATATTTTTATGCCAATCATAGGAATGATATTAGGAAATGTTAATTTTACTTCTTTAGAAATAAAATTAGGAGAACCAGTTGAAGGAGCTGAACAAGCTGCTATTAGATATGGTGCTTTTATTCAAGAAATAGTTAATTTTCTTATAATTGCACTTTGTATATTTATGGTTATAAAAGTAATAAATAAATTACAAAAGAAAAAAGAAGAAGCCCCTGCCCCTGCCCCAGAACCTACAAAAGAAGAAGTATTACTTACTGAAATAAGAGATGCTTTAAATAAAATGGCAGATAAATAAGAAAATGAATGGTTGTTAGAAATAACAACCATTTTTTATTTATAAATATTATTAATAATTAAGAGATTAATTGCTTATATTGTACTAATTATAAAATTAAAATCTAAAATATATACAAAACTTATTATTGCTTTTCCAAATAAAAAATTATATAATATAAAGAGATACAAAATATTTATAAGATAAATATTATGTTTACAAAAGAAAGGAGGAAGATAATGAAAAAAATAATTACTTTTATCTGTTTTATTCTCTTTACAGTTTCTTCATTTGCTATAAAAGTTGAGAATAATCAAATTATAGATGATTATGGCAATAAGATTGAAGCCAAAGAATATAAAAAAATTATTGTAACTGATCCTGGGGTAATAGAGATACTATTTAAAATAGGTGGAGAAAAATCAATAGTTGCTATTGGTAAAACTTCAAGAAGTAAAATATATCCTTATGATAAAGTAGATAAGTTAGTAAGTATTGGCAATATTTCTAATTTAAACTTAGAAAAAGTTGTTGAGTATAAACCTGATTTAATAATAGTTACCTCTATGATGTTAAGAAATGTAGAGGCTGTAAAAAAAATGGGTTACAATGTAATAGTTTCTAATGCATCTAGTTTAGATGGAATTCTTGATTTAATCTCAGTTACAGGAATTGTATCTGGGAAGAAAGTTGAAGCAGAAAAGTTAAGAAAAGAATGTCTGGTTAAATTAGAAAAAATTGAAAAAGAAAATAGTAAAAAAACTTCTAAATTAAAAGGAGCAATTCTATTTTCAACATCACCTATGACAGCTTTTTCTGAAAAATCATTACCTGGAGATATTTTAAAATATTTAGGTATTATTAATATAGCATCAAATGTCCCTGGAGAAAGACCAATATTGTCACCTGAATATATTTTAAAAGAAAATCCAGATTTTTTAGCTGGTGCTATGAGTTTAGATAGTCCTCAACAAATTATAGAAGCATCTAATGTTATTCCTAAGACAAAAGCTGGAAAAAATGGTAATATTTTTATTCTTGATTCATCAGTTATATTAAGAAGCTCATACAGAATATTTGATGAAATGGAAGTATTAAAAGAAAAATTAAACAAAATAGGAAATAAGTAAAAAATGTGTTCATAGATATTAAACCTTTGGAAATGATGCAAAAAAATTATAATCTATGGAGGGAAAAATGAAAAAATATTTAATGGGATTATCAATACTTATATTTTGTGCAAATGCTTATGGAGAAGTTATAGACTTAGGAGAAAAAAATATTTATTCAGAAACTGGTTTTGAAAAAAATCTAAGAAATTCTACGACATCACCTTTTATAATTACATCAAAGGATATTGAAAAAAAAGGTTATACTTCTGTATCAGAAGTTTTAGATTCAGTTCCTGGTGTAAATATACAAGAGGGGTTACATCCAGCAGTTGATGTAAGAGGGCAAGGTTATCAAAAGGCAAGAGCAACTGTTCAACTTTTAGTTGATGGAGTTCCTGCTAATATGCTTGATACTTCTCATATGAATATGCCTATTGATGTTGTAAATATCAATGAAATAGAAAGAATAGAAGTTATACCAGGTGGAGGAGCAGTTCTATATGGTAGTGGAACATCAGGTGGAGTTATAAATATTATAACTAAAAAATATAAAGGAAATAATAATGTTCGTGGAGGAGTAGGATATCAAGTAGGAAGTTTTGCAAATAATAAATTTGATGTTTCTGTTGGGACAAGTGCTGGAAATTTTGATTTTGATATAAATTATTCAAAAAATAGAAAACATGGATATAGGGATTATAATTTTACTAATTCTGATTATTTTTCTGGAAGGATTAATTATAATATCAATAAAACAAGTAATATAGCTTTTAAATATAGTGGATACAGAGATAAATATACTTATCCTAGTTTTTTGACTCAAAAAGAATTAGATAGTAATAGAAGACAAAGTGGTAATGATAAAGAAATGAATGAAAAAAATAGAATAAAAAAGGATGAATTTTCTTTAACATATAACACTAAAATAGGGGATAAAAATGATTTAAATATTTTAGGTTTTTATCAAAAAACAGATATTCCATCTGAGTCAATTGAAGATTATACTACAGAGTACAAAGGAATGTTAGCAGGACAAGCTGCTAAATTAAGAGGAGAACTTAGTGTTCCAGGATTGCCAGCTAGAGCAAGAATAGCTATGCAAAATAGATTAAATGCATTGTTAGCTGAATTAGGAAGTACAAGTAGTGTTGATTTTAGAACAGTTTCTCAATTTAAAGATACAAAGAAAGCTATAAAAATTAAAGATAAGTTTACTTATGATAATGATGGAAGTAATATTGTTGTAGGACTAGGTTACACTGATAATGATATGCTTAGAGTGGCAAAAAGAGAATTAGTTGGAAAAAGAGTTTTGGCTGATACGAAATTAGATTTATCTAAGAAAACATTTGAAGTATTTGCATTAAATACTTATAAGATTAATAAAGTTGAACTTATTCAAGGTTTAAGATTTGAAAATTCTAAATATAATGGTATAAGAAAAAATAATACAGATGTAATTGATATAAAAAAATCTAAAGATAATTGGGCAGGTTCACTGGCAGTAAATTACTTATATTCAGATACAGGAAATGTATATGCAAAATATGAAAGAGCATTTACTTCTCCTGCTCCTGCACAATTAGTTGATAAAGTTAAAATAGCACCAAATGTATTTAATTATAAAGTTAATAATTTAAAATCAGAAAGTACAAATTTGTTTGAAATTGGTTGGAATGATTATTTATTTGGATCATTGATAGGTGCAGATGTGTTTTATAGTGAAACAAAAAATGAAATAGCAACTATTTTTGAAGGTGGAAGACCTAATGCACATGATACAGGGTTTGAAAGTACAAATTTAGGAAAAACTAGAAGATATGGTTTTGATTTAAGTGCTGAACAAAAATTTGAAAAATTTACTTTTAGAGAAGCTTATTCATTTATTGACACAAAAATTTTAAAGGATAATTCTAAAAGTTTTGAAGGAAAACATATAGCAGATGTTCCAAAACATAAATTAGTTTTCTCAGTAGATTATGATATAACTTCTAAACTTACTGTTGGAGCGGATTATGAATATAGAGCAGCAGCCTTTATTGATAATGCAAATAAAAATGGAAAAGATAAAGCTAAATCAGTATTTAATTTAAGAGCTGATTATAAGTTGACAAATTCATTAAATATTTATGCAGGAATAAATAATATATTTGGTGCTAAATATTACAATAGTGTTGGAGTTAGCAGTGGAGAAAGAATTTATGATCCAGCTCCAAGAATAAATTATTATGCAGGTTTCAAATATAAATTTTAATAAAAGGAAACAAGATGAAAAAAAAGTTTTTTTTAATGTCATTGATGATAACTTTTATAGTAATAACACTCTCTCTATCAGTAGGGAGTGTTTTTATTCCAATAAAAAGTTTATTATTTTTATCACCTATGGATGAGTATACTAAAACAATAATATTTGATTTAAGATTACCAAGAATTTTAATGGCATTTTTAGTTGGAATGTTACTTGCTTCAAGTGGAAATATTGTACAAATAATATTTCAAAATCCACTTGCTGATCCATACATAATAGGTATTGCTTCAAGTGCAACCTTTGGTGCTGTTATAGCTTATCTTTTAAAGTTACCAGAATTTTTTTATGGAATAGTTGCTTTTATTTGTTGTATGGTGAGTACACTTCTAATTTTTAAAATCTCAAAAAGGGGGAATAAAATAGAGGTTAATACCTTACTTATTGTTGGAATAACTTTATCAGCATTTTTAGCAGGCTTTACATCTTTTGCTATCTATATGATAGGAGAAGATTCATTTAAAATCACTATGTGGCTTATGGGATATTTAGGTAATGCTAGTTGGAATCAAATAGTATTTTTAATAATTCCACTTATATTTTCTAGTGCATATTTTTATGCAAAAAGAAATGAACTTGATATACTGATGTTAGGTGATGAACAAGCACATTCATTAGGAATAGATATAGCAAAGTTAAAATTTCATTTACTTATAGTATCATCTTTTGTTGTAGCTTATTCCGTTGCTTTTACAGGAATGATTGGTTTTGTAGGACTTATTGTACCTCATATAATGAGAAGTATAATAGGACCATTGAATACAAGGTTAATTCCCTTTGTTTTAATCTATGGGGGTATATTTTTACTTGTATGTGATACATTTGGAAGAATTATTCTAGCACCTGTTGAAATTCCAATAGGAGTTATAACTTCTATATTAGGAGCACCATTCTTTCTATATTTAGCTTTAAAAGGTAGGAGGAAATAATGGAAATAATAAATATAAAGAAACTTAATTATTCCTATGGAAAAAAAGAAGTTTTAAAAGAATTAAGTTTAGACATAGATATAAATAAAATAACTGGAATAATAGGTCCAAATGGTTGTGGAAAATCAACACTAGCAAAAAATATAATAAAATATATAAATGGTGACTTTGAAGATTTTAAAATAATGGATACTGATATAAGAGAACTTAACCATAAGAAAATAGCGCAACTTATTTCATATATACCACAAAAAAGTTTAATAATTCCAAATATTTCTGTTTTTGATTATGTCTTATTAGGTAGATTTCCATTGTTAAAAAACTCTTGGGATAATTATACTGAAAAAGATTATGAAATAGTTGAAAATAATATAAATCTATTGAATATTAAGGAACTAAGAGATAGAAATATTGAAACTTTATCAGGTGGAGAATTACAAAAAGTACTATTAGCAAGAGCCTTGGCACAGGAAGCAAAAATATTACTTTTAGATGAACCTACTTCTGCACTTGATTTAAATAATGCAGTTGAATTTATGAAAATTTTAAAAAATATTTCTATTAAAAAAAATATATCAGTAATTATTATTATTCATGATTTGAACTTAGCTTCATTATTTTGTGATAGCTTAATAATTTTAAAAGATGGAAGGTTTATAGAAAAAGGAAGTCCAAAAGAAGTGATAAATGAAGCAAATATAAAATCTGTCTATAACTTGGATTGTAAAGTTTGCTATAATGAAAATGATAAACCATATATAATACCTATTACATAGATTAGGAAAGGATATATTATGTTTAAAATAAGATATAAATCACATCATGATGTAGGAAATATTATTTCTAAATTTACTGAAAATTTAAAAGCTAATAAAAGTGATTTTTTAGATGTACTTAATAAAGAGAATAAAGATAAACAATTAGGAATATATTTTCATACACCTTATTGTGATAAGATTTGTTCTTTTTGTAATATGAATAGAAAGCAACTTGATAATGATTTAGAGGAATATACAGAATATCTCTGTAAGGAAATTAAAAAATATGGAGCTTATGAATTTTCTAAAACAAGTGAAGTTGATGTTGTTTTCTTTGGTGGAGGAACACCAACAATATTTAAAAAAGAGCAGTTAGAAAAAATATTAAAAACCTTAAATGAAAATTTTAAATTTGCAAAAGACTATGAAATGACTTTTGAAACAACTTTACATAATTTGACTTTTGAAAAACTTAAAGTTATGGAAGAAAATGGAGTAAATAGAATAAGTGTTGGAATACAAACTTTTTCTAATAGGGGAAGAAAACTTTTAAATAGAACCTATGATAAAGATTATGTTGTAGAAAGATTACAAGAGATAAAAAAAAGATTTTCAGGGCTTGTTTGTATAGAGATAATTTATAACTATGCTAATCAAACTGATGAAGAAGTCTTACAAGATGCAGATTTACTTGCAGAAGTTGAAGCAGATAGTGCAAGTTTTTATTCTCTAATGATACATGATGGTTCTAATATTTCTAAGGAAAGAGAAAAAGATAAATCAGTTTATATTTATAGCTTAGAAAGAGACGAAGAATTACATAATCTTTTTTATAGAAGATGTATTGAAAAAGGCTATAAACTTTTAGAGTTAACAAAATTGACTAATGGTAAAGATAAATATAAATACATAAGAAACAATAATTCTTTAAAAAATTTATTACCTATTGGAGTTGGAGCAGGTGGTCGTATTCAAGATATAGGAGCTTATAATATGAATCAACAAATGAGCTTTTATTCTAAAACATCAGAAAGTAATTATAATCTTTCTATGATTTCAGGCTTAATGCAATTTGATAAATTTGATTTAAATGAGATAAAAAAATATTGTAGTGAAGAAAGTTATAAAATTGTTTATGAGAAACTAAAAGAATTTGAAAAAGAAGGATATATAAAAATTGAAGATAACTTTGTTGTTTATGAGTTAAAAGGAATTTTTTGGGGAAATAGCTTAGTTGCAAATATTATTGAAGAAATCGGGAGGTACTTATGAAAACATTAATAGTTTATTCTACAATTAGTGGAAATACAAAAGCAGTCTGTGAAAGAATATATGGAGCTTTAAATACAGAAAAAGAAATAATTAATATCAAAGATATTAAGGATTTAAAAGTGGATAATTATGATAATTTTATAATAGGTTTTTGGTGTGATAAAGGAACTATGGATAAAGATTCTATTGAGTTTTTAAAAACTTTAAGTAATAAAAATGTTTATTTTGTAGGAACATTAGGTGCAAGACCTGAGTCAGAACATTGGAATGATGTTTTTGAAAACGCTAAGAAATTATGTTCTGAAAATAATAATTTTAAAGAAGGTTTATTAATTTGGGGAAGAATTTCTCAAGAAATGCAAGATATGATGAAAAAATTTCCAGCAGGTCATCCTCATGGTGTAAATCCTGAAAGAGTTGCAAGATGGGAAGCAGCTTCTACTCATCCAGATGAAAATGATTTTAAAAAAGCTGAAGAATTTTTTTCAAATTTATTAAATAAATAAATTTTTTTCAATATATTTTACTTTTTTATAAATAATTATATAATATTCCTATCAAAAGAGAAGATGATTTTGTGGTAATTTTAACAAAAAAAGTTGAAAAAAATAAAACTAATCTTGATGAGGATATTGCAGAATTAGCATATGAAGGTCTAGATATTAAAATATTTAATAAAGTTATTTATAAAAATTTATTATAATAATGGAGGTTCATACTCATGAAAAAAATTTTATTGTTACTTTTAGCTTTTTGTAGTTTTGTTGCTTATGCAGCAGGTGAACTAAATATGGACGAGGTAAATAAATATGTTAGTGAAAAATTAAATAGAGATAAGGAAATAACATTTTCTTATAAAATTAATAAAACTAACAATACCTTAGAAGGTTATAGTGAAGAAGGAAAACTTGTAGCTGTTAGCTCTTTAAAAGATGAGCCAGGTGTTGTAGAAATGGCAGGAATGAAAACTAAGATTTCTGAAAAGAATGGAAAGTTAAATCCAGTTTCTGAAATTTATCTTCCTAATGGACAATTAGTTGTTAGAAATACTTATAAATTTAACAGAGATACAAATATATTTTTAACAGGTGTAGTGATAGCTTATGTTAATGGAGAAGTTCCTTATAGTGCTGATTTAAAAAATTTTATAGATAGTATTGATAGAATACAAGTAGAAAATTTTGAAAATAATAAATTAGTATTGTATACTACTTATGAAATAAATCATAAAACTCAACAAATAACTGTGAAAAATGGTCTAAGTGCAAAAGTAACTATAACAAAAGCTGTCTTATCAATTAATGGTTTAAATGGTACTATGGAAACTTATTATGAAAATGGAAAAGTTAATCAAAAAGTAGCTATAAAAAATGGATTGTTTAATGGTAAAGTAGAAAAATTTTCTGATAAGAGTGGAAAAGTTGTTGGAACAGGAACAATGAAAAATGGTTTACCAGATGGAGAATTTATTGAATATGATGAAGCTGGAAAAGTAATATCAAAAGTAAAGTATAAAGATGGTAAAGAAGTAAAATAATTAAAAATGGGATTGTTTTTAGCAATCCCATTTTTTGTATTATGTAAAATAAATAAGTAAAATTTTCAAAATTTATGTTAAAATAAGGTATTACAATTAAATTATAGGAGGAAAAATGGAAAAATTAAAATTGGCTAAACATTTAATAAATTTTATTGATGAAAGCCCATCTAATTATTTTGCTTGTATAAATACTAAAAATATCTTAAATGAAAAAGGTTTTACTGAACTTTTTGAAACAGAGGAATGGAAATTAAAAAAAGGTGGAAAATATTTTGTAACCATAAATGATAGTGGAATTATAGCTTTTACAATAGGGAGTGAAAAAATTTCTAAGTCAGGTTATAAAATAGCTGCTTCACATACTGATAGTCCAGGTTTTTTAATAAAACCTAACCCTGAAATAAATAGAAAAGGTTTTAATATTTTAAATACAGAAGTTTATGGAGGACCAATTTTAAGTACTTGGTTTGATAGACCTTTATCATTTAGTGGTAGAGTTTTTGTTGAAAGTGATAATGCCTTTAAACCTAAAAAATATTTTATAAAATATGATAAAGATTTATTTATAATTCCATCACTTTGTATACATCAAAATAGAAGTGTAAATGATGGAATGGCAATTAATGCACAAAAAGATACATTACCTTTAATAACTATTACAGATGAAAAAGAAAAATTTTCTTTAAAAAAATTGTTAGCTAAAGAATTAAAAGTAAAAGAAGATAAAATTTTAAGTTATGATTTGAATCTATATTCAAGAGAAAAAGGATGTTTATTAGGAGCTAATGAAGAATTTATATCAGTTGGAAGATTAGATAATCTTGCAGCACTTCATGCAGGTTTAATGTCATTAGTAGATAATAAAGATAAAAAGAATACTTGTATTGTTGTTGGTTATGATAATGAAGAAATAGGTTCTAACTCAATTCAAGGTGCAGACAGTCCAACTTTAAAAAATATATTAGAAAGAATATCAAATGCAATGAAGTTAAGTTTTGAAGAACATCAACAAGCTTTAGCTAATTCTTTTGTTATTTCAAATGATGCTGCACATTCTATACATCCTAATTATTTAGAAAAAGCTGACCCAACTAATGAGCCAAAAATTAATTGTGGTCCTGTTATAAAAATGGCTGCTAATAAATCATATATAACTGATGGTTATTCAAAATCTGTTATAGAAAAAATAGCAAAAGATTCTAAAATTCCTATTCAAACATTTGTAAATCGTTCTGATGTCCGTGGTGGTTCAACAATAGGACCTATACAACAATCACAAATAAGAATTTTAGGAATAGATATTGGAAGTCCTTTACTTTCTATGCACTCTGTTAGAGAACTAGGTGGAGTTGATGACCATTATAATTTATATAAATTAATTGGAGAGTTTTTTAAAATTTAAGTACATTTATACTAATTTCTTATTGATAAAATATGTAAATGATGTTATAATTATTTCCATAATTTTAAATATATTGGGGGTTAAATTATGGCTTACATTTCAAGTTTAGACATTTTAGAAACAGAAATTGCAATAAAAAAAGTTAAAGATTTTTTTGAAAGTCATTTATCAAAAGAGTTAGATTTATTAAGAGTTTCAGCACCATTATTTGTTATACCAGAATCTGGTTTAAATGATAATTTGAATGGGACAGAAAGACCAGTATCTTTTGATACTAAAAGTGGAGAAAGAGTTGAAATAGTTCATTCTCTTGCAAAATGGAAAAGAATGGCATTATATAGATATAATATTGAAAATCATAAAGGTATTTATACAGATATGAATGCTATTAGAAGAGATGAAGATACAGATTTTATTCATTCTTATTATGTAGACCAATGGGATTGGGAAAAAATAATTTCTAAAGAAGATAGAAATGAAGAATATTTAAAAGAAGTAGTTAAAAAAATTTATTCTGTATTTAAGGCAACAGAAGAATATATAACTACTGAATATCCAAAACTTACTAAAAAGTTACCAGAAGAAATAACTTTTATAACTGCACAAGAACTTGAAAATAAATATCCTAATTTAACTCCAAAAAATAGAGAGCATGCTGCAGCAAAAGAATATGGAGCTATATTTTTAATGAAAATAGGTGGAAAACTATCTTCTGGTGAAAAACATGATGGTAGAGCACCTGACTATGATGATTGGGATTTAAATGGTGATATAATATTTAATTATCCTCTTTTAGGAATAGGACTTGAATTATCTTCTATGGGAATAAGAGTTGATGAAAATTCATTAGAGGAACAATTAAAAATTGCTAATTGTGAAGACAGAAGATCTTTACCATACCATCAAATGATATTAAATAAAGTTCTACCTTATACAATAGGTGGAGGAATAGGTCAATCTCGTATATGTATGTTTTTCTTAGATAAATTACATATCGGAGAAGTACAAGCATCTATATGGTCACAAGAAGTTCATGAAATTTGTAGACAAATGAATATTAAATTATTATAAAAATAATGGGGGCAATTTATAGCCCCCAAATTTATTTTTAGTCATTTAATTTTAATACAGAAACAAATGCTTCTTGTGGAATTTCTACATTTCCTATACTCTTCATTCTCTTTTTACCTTCTTTTTGTTTTTCAAGAAGTTTCTTTTTTCTTGTTATATCTCCACCATAACATTTAGCAATAACATTTTTTCTATATGCTTTTATTGTTTCTCTGGCAATTATTTTTGAACCTAAAGCAGCTTGAATAGGAATTTCAAATTGTTGTCTTGGAATAACTTCACTTAACTTTTGACAAATAGCTTTTCCTCTATAAAATGCATTATCATTGTGTGCTATAAATGAGAAAGCATCAACAGGTTTTCCTGAAACTAAAATGTCAACTTTAACTAGATTTGATTCTCTATATTCACTTAATTCATATTCAAAAGAAGCATATCCTTTAGTTCTTGATTTTAATTTATCATAAAAATCTATAACAATTTCTGCAAGAGGTAATTCATAACTAAGCATAGATCTAGTTTCATCTAAATAATCCATTGAAATAAAAATTCCTCTTTTTTCTTGACAAAGTTCCATTACATTTCCAACATATTCTTTTGGAACAATAACTTTTCCTCTTATATAAGGTTCTTGAATTGAGATTTTTCCACGACCTGGTTCAGGGAATTCACAAGGATTATCTATAACTTTTTCTTCTTGATTATCTATTCTAACTTTGTATTCAACTGATGGAGTAGTAGAAATTAAATCTATATCATATTCTCTTCTTAATCTTTCAACTATGATTTCCATATGAAGTAAACCTAAGAAACCACATCTAAAACCAAACCCTAAGGCAATAGAGGTTTCAGGTACAAATGTTAATGAAGCATCATTTAATTGTAATTTTTCTAATGCTTCTCTTAATTCTTCATAGTCATCAGTAAATAGTGGATACACTCCTGCAAATACCATTGATTGTGCTGGTTTAAATCCAACTAGTGGGAATAGAGCAGGATTTTTAACAGTTGTTATAGTATCTCCAACTCTTGTATCATGGATAGTTTTAACTCCTGTGATAATATATCCAACAGAACCACTAGTTAAAATAT from Fusobacterium hwasookii encodes the following:
- a CDS encoding ABC transporter ATP-binding protein, which encodes MEIINIKKLNYSYGKKEVLKELSLDIDINKITGIIGPNGCGKSTLAKNIIKYINGDFEDFKIMDTDIRELNHKKIAQLISYIPQKSLIIPNISVFDYVLLGRFPLLKNSWDNYTEKDYEIVENNINLLNIKELRDRNIETLSGGELQKVLLARALAQEAKILLLDEPTSALDLNNAVEFMKILKNISIKKNISVIIIIHDLNLASLFCDSLIILKDGRFIEKGSPKEVINEANIKSVYNLDCKVCYNENDKPYIIPIT
- a CDS encoding coproporphyrinogen-III oxidase family protein: MFKIRYKSHHDVGNIISKFTENLKANKSDFLDVLNKENKDKQLGIYFHTPYCDKICSFCNMNRKQLDNDLEEYTEYLCKEIKKYGAYEFSKTSEVDVVFFGGGTPTIFKKEQLEKILKTLNENFKFAKDYEMTFETTLHNLTFEKLKVMEENGVNRISVGIQTFSNRGRKLLNRTYDKDYVVERLQEIKKRFSGLVCIEIIYNYANQTDEEVLQDADLLAEVEADSASFYSLMIHDGSNISKEREKDKSVYIYSLERDEELHNLFYRRCIEKGYKLLELTKLTNGKDKYKYIRNNNSLKNLLPIGVGAGGRIQDIGAYNMNQQMSFYSKTSESNYNLSMISGLMQFDKFDLNEIKKYCSEESYKIVYEKLKEFEKEGYIKIEDNFVVYELKGIFWGNSLVANIIEEIGRYL
- a CDS encoding flavodoxin family protein; this translates as MKTLIVYSTISGNTKAVCERIYGALNTEKEIINIKDIKDLKVDNYDNFIIGFWCDKGTMDKDSIEFLKTLSNKNVYFVGTLGARPESEHWNDVFENAKKLCSENNNFKEGLLIWGRISQEMQDMMKKFPAGHPHGVNPERVARWEAASTHPDENDFKKAEEFFSNLLNK
- a CDS encoding toxin-antitoxin system YwqK family antitoxin → MKKILLLLLAFCSFVAYAAGELNMDEVNKYVSEKLNRDKEITFSYKINKTNNTLEGYSEEGKLVAVSSLKDEPGVVEMAGMKTKISEKNGKLNPVSEIYLPNGQLVVRNTYKFNRDTNIFLTGVVIAYVNGEVPYSADLKNFIDSIDRIQVENFENNKLVLYTTYEINHKTQQITVKNGLSAKVTITKAVLSINGLNGTMETYYENGKVNQKVAIKNGLFNGKVEKFSDKSGKVVGTGTMKNGLPDGEFIEYDEAGKVISKVKYKDGKEVK
- a CDS encoding M18 family aminopeptidase — protein: MEKLKLAKHLINFIDESPSNYFACINTKNILNEKGFTELFETEEWKLKKGGKYFVTINDSGIIAFTIGSEKISKSGYKIAASHTDSPGFLIKPNPEINRKGFNILNTEVYGGPILSTWFDRPLSFSGRVFVESDNAFKPKKYFIKYDKDLFIIPSLCIHQNRSVNDGMAINAQKDTLPLITITDEKEKFSLKKLLAKELKVKEDKILSYDLNLYSREKGCLLGANEEFISVGRLDNLAALHAGLMSLVDNKDKKNTCIVVGYDNEEIGSNSIQGADSPTLKNILERISNAMKLSFEEHQQALANSFVISNDAAHSIHPNYLEKADPTNEPKINCGPVIKMAANKSYITDGYSKSVIEKIAKDSKIPIQTFVNRSDVRGGSTIGPIQQSQIRILGIDIGSPLLSMHSVRELGGVDDHYNLYKLIGEFFKI
- the asnA gene encoding aspartate--ammonia ligase, translated to MAYISSLDILETEIAIKKVKDFFESHLSKELDLLRVSAPLFVIPESGLNDNLNGTERPVSFDTKSGERVEIVHSLAKWKRMALYRYNIENHKGIYTDMNAIRRDEDTDFIHSYYVDQWDWEKIISKEDRNEEYLKEVVKKIYSVFKATEEYITTEYPKLTKKLPEEITFITAQELENKYPNLTPKNREHAAAKEYGAIFLMKIGGKLSSGEKHDGRAPDYDDWDLNGDIIFNYPLLGIGLELSSMGIRVDENSLEEQLKIANCEDRRSLPYHQMILNKVLPYTIGGGIGQSRICMFFLDKLHIGEVQASIWSQEVHEICRQMNIKLL